In Acidimicrobiales bacterium, a single genomic region encodes these proteins:
- a CDS encoding alpha/beta hydrolase, with protein MRTVEPQIVDTNLGPVEVRVEGEGPAVVFSHAAITNHDLWDGLSGTLLSDHRVIRATLPMGAHHLPAAHRDRIELVNLADALVEVLDALDIRQAAFVGCDSGGAVAQTIVARHPERVTGLFLFSCDAFDNFPPKAFRPVCAAMRRSWGASIFELYRFDVFRKWGAWRFLAKRGWTDELNRSCFEPLRDREIRDDAAALFASARPTELPALTDDLAAYEGPVHIAWSRRDILFPKKYGERLAATFPTAELTWFEDAMTFAFLDEPDEAAARLRRFLTERVAAVA; from the coding sequence ATGCGCACCGTCGAGCCCCAGATCGTCGACACCAACCTCGGGCCCGTCGAGGTACGGGTCGAGGGCGAGGGACCGGCCGTGGTCTTCTCCCACGCCGCCATCACCAACCACGACCTCTGGGACGGCCTCTCGGGCACCCTCCTGTCCGACCACCGCGTGATCCGGGCCACCCTGCCCATGGGCGCGCACCACCTCCCCGCAGCGCACCGGGACCGGATCGAGTTGGTCAACCTCGCCGACGCCCTCGTCGAGGTGCTCGACGCCCTCGACATCCGCCAGGCCGCCTTCGTCGGCTGCGACTCGGGCGGCGCGGTCGCCCAGACCATCGTCGCCCGCCACCCCGAGCGGGTGACGGGGCTATTCCTCTTCTCCTGCGACGCCTTCGACAACTTCCCGCCGAAGGCCTTCCGGCCGGTGTGCGCGGCCATGCGCCGCTCGTGGGGCGCCTCGATCTTCGAGCTCTACCGGTTCGACGTCTTCCGCAAGTGGGGGGCCTGGCGCTTCCTGGCCAAGCGGGGCTGGACCGACGAACTGAACCGCTCGTGCTTCGAACCGCTGCGTGACCGCGAGATCCGTGACGACGCCGCCGCCCTGTTCGCGTCGGCCCGGCCCACGGAGCTGCCCGCCCTCACCGACGACCTCGCCGCGTACGAGGGCCCCGTGCACATCGCCTGGTCCCGCAGGGACATCCTCTTCCCCAAGAAGTACGGCGAGCGCCTCGCCGCCACCTTCCCCACCGCGGAGCTCACCTGGTTCGAGGACGCGATGACCTTCGCCTTCCTCGACGAGCCCGACGAGGCCGCCGCCCGCCTGCGGCGCTTCCTCACCGAACGGGTGGCGGCCGTCGCTTGA
- a CDS encoding serine/threonine protein kinase: protein MAVSIPGYGEFDEIARGGFGVVYRAQDVELGRVVAVKVLSRVDLDEVALQRFDRERRAMGALSWHPHIVVVHDSGRTVEGEPYLAMEYLEGGSLADDLSARGALAWDEAVARVIEVAGALQVAHDAGLLHRDLKPANIMRGPYGEAKLTDFGIVGTEDAGHTATGMVSFTLGHAAPEVLQGERATVRSDVYSLASTLYELVAGRAPFLRAGEESMVPALMRTINEPPPDLERSEVPPALAAALGHAMAKDPADRPADAAALGRLLQRVQREAGVPVTELRLDPKATGGGAGADATVTTALTASVASPPPPPPAPPGPTAPPAPPASGPTGGDRPAVPRRRTAVLVAVGVVATLVVGAVAALLLSGGDDSPGTAASTTVTTASADSTDDESDPSATSATTDAGSTAGASENAELEAFCDAVDEYVAAADAIVGGTATDGDRAAFSELGGELPDTAVALATSGLSADEQQRYVECSDALTEAGQG, encoded by the coding sequence GTGGCGGTCTCGATCCCCGGGTACGGCGAGTTCGACGAGATCGCCCGTGGCGGTTTCGGGGTGGTCTACCGGGCGCAAGACGTGGAGTTGGGCCGGGTCGTCGCCGTGAAGGTCCTGTCGCGGGTCGATCTCGACGAGGTGGCCCTCCAGCGCTTCGACCGGGAGCGCAGGGCCATGGGAGCGCTCTCCTGGCACCCCCACATCGTCGTCGTCCACGACTCGGGCCGCACCGTCGAGGGCGAGCCCTACCTCGCCATGGAGTACCTCGAAGGAGGTTCGCTGGCCGACGATCTCTCTGCCCGCGGGGCACTTGCCTGGGACGAGGCGGTGGCCCGCGTCATCGAGGTGGCCGGTGCCCTCCAGGTGGCCCATGACGCCGGCCTGCTGCACCGCGACCTCAAGCCCGCGAACATCATGCGGGGCCCGTACGGGGAGGCCAAGCTCACCGACTTCGGCATCGTCGGCACGGAGGACGCCGGCCACACCGCGACCGGCATGGTCAGCTTCACCCTCGGTCACGCCGCGCCCGAGGTGCTGCAGGGCGAGCGGGCCACGGTCCGCTCCGACGTCTACTCCTTGGCCTCGACGTTGTACGAGCTGGTGGCGGGTCGAGCCCCGTTCCTGCGTGCGGGCGAGGAGTCGATGGTCCCGGCCCTGATGCGCACCATCAACGAGCCGCCGCCGGACCTCGAACGGTCGGAGGTCCCGCCGGCGCTCGCCGCGGCGCTCGGCCATGCCATGGCGAAGGACCCCGCCGATCGGCCGGCCGATGCCGCCGCCCTGGGCCGTCTGCTGCAACGAGTGCAGCGTGAGGCAGGGGTGCCCGTGACCGAGCTCCGCCTCGACCCCAAGGCCACCGGCGGCGGTGCCGGAGCGGACGCCACCGTGACGACCGCACTCACCGCGTCCGTCGCGTCGCCGCCCCCGCCGCCACCCGCTCCGCCCGGTCCGACTGCTCCTCCCGCCCCGCCAGCGTCGGGACCGACCGGGGGCGACCGGCCAGCGGTCCCACGCCGGCGGACGGCGGTCCTGGTGGCGGTGGGGGTCGTTGCGACGCTCGTCGTCGGGGCGGTGGCCGCGCTCCTGCTCTCGGGCGGCGACGATTCCCCTGGCACCGCTGCGAGCACGACGGTCACGACGGCCTCGGCCGACAGCACGGACGACGAGAGCGACCCGTCCGCCACCTCGGCGACCACGGACGCAGGATCCACTGCGGGGGCCTCGGAGAACGCCGAGCTCGAGGCTTTCTGCGATGCGGTCGACGAGTACGTTGCCGCGGCAGACGCGATCGTCGGGGGGACCGCAACCGACGGAGACCGTGCGGCCTTCTCCGAGCTCGGCGGCGAGCTGCCGGACACCGCGGTCGCGCTCGCCACCTCGGGCCTCAGCGCCGACGAGCAGCAGCGCTACGTCGAGTGCTCGGACGCGCTCACCGAGGCCGGCCAGGGCTGA
- a CDS encoding alpha/beta hydrolase: MSWNLDPEVAEWVPLLPVSDLNDLPAARKVLDGLIAQFGGAADTSALDVDDRVAPGAGEQPDVPVRVYRPKGEAPERGHAALLYLHGGGFVMGNIDAEHLSAAQLATQLGVVVVSVEYRLAPEHPFPAPPEDCYHALCWLHEQAGDLGVDPTRVAVMGSSAGGGLSAAVALMARDRGGPALCFQFLGFPELDDRLETTSMREFVDTPLWNRPSAELSWRYYLGDDGPPDDGIREDVSPYAAPARATDLAGLPPTYISAQEFDPLRDEAIVYALRLLEAGVSVELHHFPGTYHGSVVAMNAWISKRQMAEQRDVLQRRLGLD; the protein is encoded by the coding sequence GTGAGCTGGAACCTGGATCCCGAGGTGGCCGAGTGGGTGCCGCTGCTGCCGGTGAGCGACCTGAACGACCTGCCCGCCGCCCGCAAGGTGCTCGACGGCCTCATCGCACAGTTCGGCGGCGCCGCCGACACCTCGGCGCTCGATGTCGACGACCGGGTCGCCCCCGGTGCCGGCGAGCAGCCCGACGTCCCCGTGCGGGTCTACCGCCCGAAGGGGGAGGCCCCCGAGCGAGGGCACGCCGCCCTCCTCTATCTCCACGGGGGCGGCTTCGTCATGGGCAACATCGACGCCGAGCACCTGTCGGCGGCGCAGCTCGCCACCCAGCTCGGCGTGGTGGTCGTCTCGGTGGAGTACCGCCTGGCTCCCGAGCACCCCTTCCCGGCGCCGCCCGAGGACTGCTACCACGCCCTGTGCTGGCTCCACGAGCAGGCCGGCGACCTGGGCGTCGACCCGACCCGAGTCGCCGTGATGGGCTCGTCCGCCGGGGGTGGCCTCTCCGCGGCGGTGGCGCTGATGGCGCGCGACCGGGGCGGGCCGGCGCTGTGCTTCCAGTTCCTCGGCTTCCCCGAGCTGGACGACCGCCTCGAGACCACGAGCATGCGCGAGTTCGTGGACACGCCGCTCTGGAACCGCCCGAGCGCCGAGCTGAGCTGGCGCTACTACCTGGGCGACGACGGCCCGCCCGACGACGGCATCCGCGAGGACGTGTCGCCCTACGCCGCGCCCGCCCGCGCCACCGACCTCGCCGGCCTCCCGCCGACGTACATCTCCGCGCAGGAGTTCGACCCGCTCCGCGACGAGGCCATCGTCTACGCCCTGCGCCTGCTCGAGGCCGGCGTCTCGGTCGAGCTGCACCACTTCCCCGGGACGTACCACGGCTCGGTGGTGGCCATGAACGCCTGGATCTCGAAGCGCCAGATGGCCGAGCAGCGCGACGTGCTGCAGCGCCGCCTCGGCCTCGACTGA
- a CDS encoding PIN domain-containing protein: MSTWSLAGDVPLVLDAAGLDGLSAKQPPAQLRALLTEAHRRHREVIAPTVVCSEVARGRARTRALEAALARHDADRRERPAVRLIDTDFALARQVGTILDAAGWSTEMVVDAHVVAVCVPAGGGLVVTADPDDIDELAAAVPAARVRTVTL, translated from the coding sequence GTGAGCACGTGGTCGCTGGCCGGCGACGTCCCGCTCGTCCTCGACGCGGCGGGCCTTGACGGACTGAGTGCGAAGCAGCCGCCGGCGCAGCTCCGGGCGTTGCTCACCGAGGCGCACCGCCGGCATCGGGAAGTCATTGCGCCCACGGTGGTGTGCTCCGAGGTGGCCCGCGGTCGGGCTCGTACCCGGGCGCTGGAGGCGGCGCTGGCGCGTCACGACGCCGACCGTCGCGAGCGCCCGGCGGTCCGCCTGATCGACACCGACTTCGCGCTCGCCCGCCAGGTCGGCACCATTCTCGACGCCGCGGGTTGGTCGACCGAGATGGTGGTCGACGCTCACGTCGTCGCGGTGTGTGTCCCCGCGGGCGGCGGTCTGGTGGTCACCGCCGACCCCGACGACATCGACGAGCTCGCCGCCGCGGTTCCCGCGGCGCGGGTCCGCACCGTCACCTTGTAG
- a CDS encoding nitroreductase family deazaflavin-dependent oxidoreductase, whose amino-acid sequence MAVDRRSTKGKAMATMNRGFGALQRTLYRVSNGRIMGKTAGVPVLLLTVTGRRSGKRRTVPLVYWERDGAYVVSASAAGMWLPMWYRNLEADPRVEVQVGARRFTSTAHLADAAESLELWAVTESLNKRFADYRESLDHDIPMVVLNPDA is encoded by the coding sequence ATGGCAGTCGATCGGCGGTCGACCAAGGGCAAGGCCATGGCCACGATGAACCGTGGCTTCGGCGCCCTGCAACGGACGCTCTACCGCGTCTCGAACGGACGGATCATGGGCAAGACCGCCGGCGTGCCGGTCCTCCTGCTCACGGTGACCGGGCGACGCTCGGGGAAACGACGGACCGTCCCCCTCGTCTACTGGGAGCGCGACGGCGCCTACGTCGTGTCGGCGTCCGCCGCAGGCATGTGGCTGCCGATGTGGTACCGCAACCTCGAGGCCGACCCCCGGGTGGAGGTGCAGGTCGGTGCCCGGCGCTTCACGTCGACCGCCCACCTGGCCGACGCCGCGGAGAGCCTCGAGCTCTGGGCCGTCACGGAGTCGCTCAACAAGCGCTTCGCCGACTACCGCGAGTCCCTCGACCACGACATCCCGATGGTCGTCCTCAACCCCGACGCGTGA
- a CDS encoding AAA family ATPase, whose product MAGTVVICFTDIVGSTALLSRVGDDAFDSLRRDHFALLAHSVDAHGGEVVKNLGDGIMATFGSASAAVAGAVAMQQDVDAAARRAGPDSIAIRIGISAGDASQEDGDWFGAPVVESARLCSVAEAGQILVSEVVRLLAGSRGGHELVPLGERELKGLPAPLAVSEVTWRPSAPAAAGDLPGPLAPTEGELPFSGRSDVYEQVRATWKRSAAGETRIVLIGGEPGVGKTRLVSEAAREVHADGAVVLLGRADEHIDAPFGPWREALRRLVPTLPDEVVAAHVGTYGGELVRLVPELRTRVDGLTAPTDTDAETERLLLFEAVVGLLSRVSAAAPVLLVLDDIHWADRSSLLLLLHVLRSDRAAALLVVATYRDTEVDRAHPLSEVLADLRRVPAATRVALGGLDDQGLRELLAGAGGHELDDRARDFATALWRETEGNPFFVGEVLRHLIESGGLVQDEGRWRATASLAETGLPEGVREVIGRRLSALPERTEAMLGVGALLGREFDVALLGAAADETVADVFDALAPAEDARLIAEVDGAPGRYAFSHALVQATLAEELGTNRRIRLHRAAGLALEATADPSVGALAYHFGECAVMGETERAVRYARSAAEEALALAAPADAATFVSRALQAVELAGGGDRERAPLLLLLATAQDAIADPAAMDTCAAAFDAAVTGGDHELAVEAAVAYAGPSAFLFDERGERQLRRALDLLDPGDSELRAHVLARLGKVLALDPGDEAVRLARESFAMAGRVGSAHAQRHAARSIALTMRHRDRHAQLEFAELALTRREGPFALEDFEQYSLAVEALLSLGDPGGVPPVVERLRRDFERSSIAALVGARALSRSILAQIEITLAFIAGRFDLADEVVAGLHDEPLGPEYLLGPITENFGRCQVAWLRGDWPASSHWWQATKDVIPGAFDVYFGYLGSGRPLPEVRGYWDEWRTVDHTRPAITRASNVSMVAEALRRLGEGEASAAYADEFASHSGCFITNTVAYFHGPYDTAFGILSTTAGRLDRAVAFLERGVAQCDAIGSPSFGSVARLELATTLRLRGHGDDDDRAEALCDEVHRTTEALGMTGWTQRVERLAAGDLAPWRLAGDT is encoded by the coding sequence ATGGCCGGGACCGTGGTGATCTGCTTCACCGACATCGTCGGCTCGACCGCGCTGCTCTCCCGAGTGGGCGACGACGCCTTCGACTCGCTCCGGCGGGACCACTTCGCCCTGCTCGCCCACAGCGTCGACGCCCACGGCGGCGAAGTGGTGAAGAACCTCGGCGACGGGATCATGGCCACCTTCGGGTCGGCGTCGGCCGCGGTGGCCGGTGCGGTCGCGATGCAACAGGACGTCGACGCGGCCGCCCGGCGGGCGGGCCCGGACAGCATCGCCATCCGGATCGGCATCTCGGCCGGTGATGCCAGCCAGGAGGACGGCGACTGGTTCGGCGCCCCCGTCGTGGAGAGCGCCCGGCTGTGCAGTGTCGCCGAGGCCGGCCAGATCCTGGTCAGCGAGGTGGTGCGCCTGCTCGCCGGCAGTCGGGGCGGGCACGAACTGGTCCCTCTCGGCGAGCGCGAGCTCAAGGGCCTCCCGGCGCCGCTCGCGGTCTCCGAAGTGACCTGGCGACCGTCGGCACCGGCCGCCGCCGGCGACCTGCCCGGGCCGCTCGCTCCCACCGAGGGTGAGCTGCCATTCTCGGGCCGCAGCGACGTGTACGAGCAGGTCCGAGCGACCTGGAAGCGGTCGGCCGCGGGCGAGACGAGGATCGTCCTGATCGGCGGCGAGCCCGGCGTCGGGAAGACCCGTCTCGTGTCCGAGGCGGCCCGGGAGGTCCACGCCGACGGCGCCGTGGTGCTGCTCGGACGGGCCGACGAGCACATCGACGCCCCGTTCGGACCGTGGCGGGAGGCGCTGCGACGACTGGTGCCGACGTTGCCCGACGAGGTGGTGGCCGCCCACGTGGGCACCTACGGCGGCGAGCTCGTCCGCCTCGTTCCCGAACTGCGGACCAGGGTCGACGGGCTCACCGCACCGACCGACACCGATGCCGAGACCGAGCGCCTGCTCCTCTTCGAGGCCGTCGTGGGTCTGCTCTCCCGCGTCTCGGCCGCCGCGCCGGTCCTGCTCGTGCTCGACGACATCCACTGGGCCGACCGATCGAGCCTGCTGCTGCTCCTCCACGTCCTGCGATCGGACCGAGCCGCCGCGCTGCTCGTGGTCGCCACCTACCGTGACACCGAGGTCGACCGTGCCCATCCGCTGTCGGAGGTGCTGGCCGATCTTCGCCGGGTGCCGGCCGCCACCCGCGTGGCCCTCGGTGGCCTCGACGACCAGGGCCTTCGCGAGCTGCTCGCCGGCGCCGGCGGCCACGAGCTCGATGACCGCGCCCGGGACTTCGCCACCGCACTGTGGCGCGAGACCGAGGGAAACCCCTTCTTCGTCGGCGAGGTGCTTCGCCACCTGATCGAGAGCGGCGGCCTCGTACAGGACGAGGGCCGCTGGCGCGCGACCGCATCGCTCGCGGAGACCGGCCTGCCCGAGGGCGTGCGCGAGGTCATCGGTCGCCGGCTCTCGGCCCTGCCCGAGCGCACCGAGGCCATGCTGGGGGTGGGCGCCCTTCTCGGACGCGAGTTCGACGTCGCGCTGTTGGGGGCGGCCGCCGACGAAACCGTCGCGGACGTGTTCGACGCGCTGGCCCCGGCAGAGGACGCCCGCCTCATCGCCGAGGTCGATGGGGCACCGGGCCGCTACGCGTTCTCGCACGCCCTCGTGCAGGCCACCTTGGCCGAGGAGCTGGGCACCAACCGCCGCATCCGCCTGCACCGAGCCGCCGGGCTCGCCCTGGAGGCGACGGCCGACCCGTCCGTGGGCGCCCTCGCCTACCACTTCGGCGAGTGCGCCGTGATGGGCGAGACCGAGCGGGCCGTCCGCTACGCCCGCTCCGCGGCCGAGGAGGCGCTCGCACTGGCCGCGCCGGCGGACGCTGCGACCTTCGTGAGTCGAGCGCTCCAGGCCGTCGAGCTGGCCGGGGGCGGCGACCGCGAGCGGGCGCCCCTGCTCCTGCTGCTCGCCACGGCCCAGGACGCCATCGCGGACCCAGCCGCGATGGACACGTGCGCCGCGGCCTTCGACGCCGCGGTGACGGGCGGCGACCATGAGCTCGCCGTCGAGGCCGCCGTCGCCTACGCCGGGCCGTCGGCCTTCCTCTTCGACGAGCGGGGCGAACGCCAGCTGCGACGTGCGCTCGATCTGCTCGACCCCGGCGACTCCGAGCTTCGTGCCCACGTCCTCGCTCGACTCGGCAAGGTGCTGGCGCTGGATCCCGGCGACGAGGCAGTCCGACTGGCCCGCGAGAGCTTCGCCATGGCCGGGCGGGTGGGCTCGGCACACGCGCAACGCCACGCGGCCAGGTCCATCGCCCTGACGATGCGCCATCGGGATCGCCACGCACAGCTGGAGTTCGCCGAGTTGGCCCTGACCCGACGCGAAGGACCCTTCGCGCTCGAGGACTTCGAGCAGTACAGCCTGGCGGTCGAGGCCCTCCTCAGCCTGGGCGATCCGGGAGGGGTCCCCCCGGTGGTCGAACGGCTCCGGCGCGATTTCGAGCGGTCGAGCATCGCCGCCCTGGTCGGGGCCCGGGCCCTCTCCAGAAGCATCCTCGCCCAGATCGAGATCACCCTGGCCTTCATCGCCGGGCGCTTCGACCTCGCCGACGAGGTCGTGGCCGGGCTGCACGACGAGCCACTCGGTCCGGAGTACCTCCTCGGTCCCATCACCGAGAACTTCGGCCGGTGTCAGGTGGCGTGGCTGCGGGGAGACTGGCCCGCGTCGTCCCACTGGTGGCAGGCCACGAAGGATGTCATCCCCGGCGCCTTCGACGTCTACTTCGGCTACCTCGGCTCCGGACGTCCGCTCCCCGAGGTCCGCGGGTACTGGGACGAGTGGCGCACCGTCGACCACACCCGGCCGGCCATCACCCGGGCCTCGAACGTCTCCATGGTGGCCGAGGCCCTGCGCCGACTCGGCGAGGGCGAGGCCTCGGCGGCGTACGCGGACGAGTTCGCTTCGCACAGCGGCTGCTTCATCACCAACACCGTGGCCTACTTCCACGGCCCCTACGACACTGCCTTCGGGATCCTCTCCACCACCGCCGGAAGACTCGACCGGGCCGTCGCCTTTCTCGAGCGGGGCGTGGCGCAGTGTGACGCCATCGGGTCGCCCTCGTTCGGGTCCGTGGCCCGCCTCGAGCTGGCCACGACCCTGCGCCTCCGTGGCCACGGCGACGACGACGACCGGGCCGAGGCGCTATGCGACGAGGTCCACCGCACCACCGAGGCGCTGGGCATGACCGGCTGGACGCAGCGCGTCGAGCGCCTCGCCGCTGGGGACCTCGCGCCCTGGCGGCTCGCTGGCGACACCTGA
- a CDS encoding NAD-dependent epimerase/dehydratase family protein: MRVLVTGATGFVGSHAAVALREAGHDVRVLARRPERVAPALAIHGDGTAVEVEVAVGDMTDAAAVAAAVDGCDAVVHAAGEIGVADGTGPASDANVEGVRTVVGGALAAGCDPVIYTSTITVHLPTGDDVVTLDTSLAEPHSAYGASKLQAELLVREWQAEGAPVTSLVLGGVYGPRSPHLDGSFAAILGAMGAFMLVPPGGLGVVDVRDLAALIVAAVEPGRGPRRYLAGGTYVTWADWVSALSEGAGVDVAGNPVTAEELLELGRQCDELRAQGQDSLPLSAEAAVIMSAGRPTDDQPTLDDLGVRWRPLVDTFRDTVDYLRSIGELPPAP, from the coding sequence ATGCGGGTGCTGGTCACGGGAGCGACGGGGTTCGTGGGGTCGCACGCCGCCGTTGCGCTGCGCGAGGCCGGGCACGACGTGCGGGTCCTGGCCCGACGGCCCGAGCGGGTGGCGCCGGCGCTGGCCATACACGGCGACGGGACCGCGGTCGAGGTGGAGGTGGCCGTCGGCGACATGACCGACGCGGCAGCGGTCGCCGCCGCGGTCGACGGTTGCGACGCGGTGGTGCACGCCGCCGGCGAGATCGGCGTGGCCGACGGAACCGGGCCGGCCTCGGATGCCAACGTCGAAGGGGTGCGCACCGTGGTGGGTGGCGCCCTCGCCGCCGGCTGCGACCCGGTGATCTACACGTCGACCATCACCGTGCACCTGCCCACCGGCGACGACGTCGTCACCCTCGACACCTCGCTGGCCGAGCCCCACTCCGCGTACGGCGCCTCCAAGCTCCAGGCCGAGCTGCTGGTACGGGAGTGGCAGGCGGAGGGCGCGCCGGTCACGTCGCTCGTCCTCGGTGGCGTCTACGGGCCCCGGTCGCCGCACCTCGACGGCAGCTTCGCCGCCATCCTCGGCGCGATGGGCGCGTTCATGCTCGTCCCGCCAGGAGGGCTCGGCGTGGTCGACGTGCGCGACCTCGCCGCCCTGATCGTCGCCGCGGTCGAGCCGGGCCGCGGCCCGCGCCGCTACCTCGCCGGCGGCACCTACGTCACCTGGGCCGACTGGGTCAGCGCCCTCAGCGAGGGCGCCGGCGTCGACGTGGCCGGCAACCCGGTGACCGCCGAGGAGCTGCTCGAGCTGGGACGCCAGTGCGACGAGCTGCGGGCCCAGGGCCAGGACTCGCTGCCCCTGTCGGCCGAGGCCGCGGTGATCATGTCCGCCGGCCGGCCCACCGACGACCAGCCCACGCTCGACGACCTGGGCGTGCGGTGGCGCCCCCTGGTCGACACCTTCCGCGACACCGTCGACTACCTGCGTTCGATCGGCGAGCTCCCGCCGGCGCCCTGA
- a CDS encoding TetR/AcrR family transcriptional regulator, which produces MPNDGAATKGERTRRAILDAAIERFGADGYRSTSVATVARAAGVGPTVPFAYFPNKPALFRAALDEDAAGLIAVAHRLLADLDDERHWRGALMPTLVVAVDDHPLARRVLSGLEPEATSRMLELPALANLRATAAQRLRDGQAAGVVRADLDPDSIGSGLVLIFISLLMSSLQFGVDGAAPHVDDVLAVFDAALEPPA; this is translated from the coding sequence GTGCCGAATGACGGAGCGGCCACCAAGGGCGAGCGCACGCGGCGGGCCATCCTCGACGCGGCGATCGAGCGATTCGGCGCCGACGGCTACCGGTCGACCTCGGTCGCCACCGTCGCCCGCGCCGCCGGTGTGGGCCCGACCGTCCCGTTCGCGTACTTCCCCAACAAGCCGGCGTTGTTCCGGGCCGCACTCGATGAGGACGCCGCTGGCCTCATCGCCGTCGCCCACAGGCTCCTCGCCGACCTGGATGACGAGCGCCACTGGCGCGGGGCACTCATGCCGACCCTGGTGGTCGCGGTCGACGACCATCCCTTGGCCCGCCGGGTGCTCTCCGGGCTCGAGCCCGAGGCCACCAGTCGGATGCTCGAACTGCCGGCGCTGGCCAACCTGCGAGCCACCGCGGCGCAGCGGCTGCGCGACGGCCAGGCCGCCGGCGTGGTCCGTGCCGACCTCGATCCCGACTCGATCGGCAGCGGCCTCGTGTTGATCTTCATCTCCCTCCTGATGTCATCGCTCCAGTTCGGCGTCGACGGCGCCGCCCCGCACGTCGACGACGTCCTGGCGGTGTTCGACGCCGCCCTCGAGCCTCCCGCCTGA
- a CDS encoding metal-dependent hydrolase, which translates to MSDSVPTRRISFDDAMPAVPKYFANGGDPVSSHFLALLSATFPAGEDGFVRSVRTYRDQITDPTLRRDVAGFIGQEATHGREHRVLNERLAELGYPTERFGHMMERMVRLRERVASPMMALANTAAMEHVTATLAELALTDEAERSFGGDTIVGDLLLWHALEESEHKAVAFDVFRAVGGTERQRRRAMNLVCLNLMLGATVLLASSVLHDPEARRPRTLWASLRRFRSAPILRRDTWRSIRAYNRPGFHPNDRDTRALVAHWRVELFGPEGTLTDRLAGSRAA; encoded by the coding sequence ATGAGCGATTCGGTCCCGACCCGCCGCATCTCCTTCGACGACGCCATGCCCGCCGTGCCCAAGTACTTCGCCAACGGCGGCGACCCCGTCTCGAGCCACTTCCTCGCCCTGCTCTCGGCCACCTTCCCGGCCGGCGAGGACGGCTTCGTCCGCTCGGTCCGCACCTACCGCGACCAGATCACCGATCCCACGCTGCGCCGCGACGTGGCCGGGTTCATCGGCCAGGAGGCCACCCACGGCCGTGAGCACCGGGTGCTGAACGAGCGCCTCGCCGAGCTGGGGTACCCCACCGAGCGGTTCGGGCACATGATGGAGCGCATGGTCCGCCTCCGCGAGCGCGTCGCCTCACCGATGATGGCGCTGGCCAACACCGCAGCCATGGAGCACGTCACCGCCACCCTCGCCGAACTGGCCCTCACCGACGAGGCGGAGCGCTCCTTCGGCGGCGACACGATCGTGGGGGACCTCCTCCTCTGGCACGCGTTGGAGGAGTCCGAGCACAAGGCGGTCGCCTTCGACGTGTTCCGTGCCGTCGGCGGCACCGAGCGCCAGCGTCGACGCGCCATGAACCTGGTCTGCCTGAACCTGATGCTCGGCGCCACGGTGCTGCTGGCGTCGTCGGTGCTGCACGACCCCGAGGCCCGGCGGCCCCGCACCCTGTGGGCCAGCCTGCGCCGGTTCCGGTCCGCGCCGATCCTCCGCCGGGACACGTGGCGCAGCATCCGGGCCTACAACCGCCCCGGCTTCCACCCGAACGACCGCGACACGCGGGCGCTCGTGGCGCACTGGCGGGTCGAGCTGTTCGGGCCCGAGGGCACCCTGACGGACCGCCTCGCCGGCAGCCGGGCGGCCTGA
- a CDS encoding VOC family protein encodes MPAPLVPHYHVGIVVKDLAAAQAELSEQLGVTWGPTLRLDEVEYRTADGEDIALPTAMCYSVEAPHLELIEELPGSVWVCNEHSNLHHLGFWSDDLPGDSERLAASGCPLELAGRAGAEAPVTFTYQRGGLGVRLEVVDAGMRDALAGLFRPAG; translated from the coding sequence ATGCCCGCCCCGCTCGTCCCGCACTACCACGTCGGCATCGTCGTGAAGGATCTCGCCGCGGCGCAGGCCGAGCTCTCCGAGCAGCTCGGCGTCACGTGGGGGCCGACCCTGCGCCTCGACGAGGTGGAGTACCGCACCGCCGACGGTGAGGACATCGCCCTGCCGACGGCCATGTGCTACTCGGTCGAGGCGCCCCACCTCGAGCTGATCGAGGAGCTGCCCGGCTCGGTGTGGGTCTGCAACGAGCACTCCAACCTGCACCACCTGGGCTTCTGGAGCGACGACCTGCCGGGCGACTCCGAGCGGCTGGCCGCATCGGGCTGCCCACTCGAGCTCGCCGGCCGGGCCGGCGCCGAGGCTCCCGTGACCTTCACCTACCAGCGGGGCGGGCTGGGCGTGCGCCTCGAGGTGGTCGACGCCGGCATGCGCGACGCCCTCGCCGGCCTCTTCCGCCCCGCCGGCTGA